In the Malania oleifera isolate guangnan ecotype guangnan chromosome 1, ASM2987363v1, whole genome shotgun sequence genome, one interval contains:
- the LOC131166695 gene encoding uncharacterized protein LOC131166695, with the protein MPQGLAVDGGGERERIVGTVIGMLGIVVGIVVGIEGSPVAAGNGGNVSLGVVGRAGSVGFGRVGNWVLGKDGIAAGFGRVGAVGNVGRVVGHGGNVAFGNVGMAGNGGITVGLGRDGIEGSVIAGGGAVAGLGVSRR; encoded by the coding sequence ATGCCTCAAGGGCTAGCGGTTGATGGGGGTGGGGAAAGGGAACGAATTGTGGGAACTGTGATTGGAATGTTGGGAATTGTGGTTGGGATTGTAGTGGGAATAGAGGGTAGTCCTGTAGCAGCCGGCAATGGAGGCAATGTGAGCTTGGGTGTGGTGGGCAGAGCGGGGAGTGTTGGGTTTGGAAGAGTAGGGAATTGGGTGCTGGGCAAAGATGGCATTGCTGCGGGCTTTGGCAGAGTTGGGGCTGTTGGCAATGTTGGCAGAGTAGTCGGCCATGGTGGCAATGTGGCTTTCGGCAATGTTGGCATGGCCGGCAATGGAGGAATCACCGTTGGCCTGGGAAGAGATGGAATTGAAGGCAGTGTTATTGCCGGTGGTGGTGCTGTGGCTGGATTAGGGGTATCCAGAAGGTGA